The following DNA comes from Cheilinus undulatus linkage group 4, ASM1832078v1, whole genome shotgun sequence.
ATTCActttcagagagctgaatgtgctgaaagagaaaaagttcAGCTTGGTGGAGCTCGTTCATCACTTCTTTCCTGAAACCAAAGAAGCAGGACTCTGCAGGTTTGAAGAGTTCCAGCTGGTCTTCATCTTTGATGGTCTGGACGAGTGTCGACTTCCTCTGGACTTCCACAAAAATGAGATCCTGACAGATGTTACCAAGTCTGCCTCCTTGGATGTGCTGCTGACAAACCTCATCAGAAGGAACCTGCTTCCCTCTGCTCGCCTCTGGATAACCACgcgacctgcagcagccaatcagatccctccTGAGTGTGTGGACATGGTGACAGAGGTCAAAGGGTTCACTGACCCTCAGAAGGAGGATTACTTCAAGAAGAGTTTCAGAAAAAATGAGCAGGCCAGCAGCATGATCTCCCACATCAAGACAACCAGAAGCCTCCACATCATGTGCCACATCCCggtcttctgctggatcactgctacAGTCCTGGAGGATCTGCTGAAGACCAGTGAAGGAGGAGAGCTGCCCAAGACCCTGACTGAGATGTACATCCACTTCCTGGTGGTTCAGACCAAACTGAAGAACATGAAGTATGACGGAGGAGCTGGGAAAGATTTTCAGTGGAACAAAAAGAACAGGAAGATGATCGAGTCTCTGGGGAAACTGGCTTTTGAGCAACTGCAGAAAGGCAACCTGATCTTCTATGAAGTAGACCTCAAAGAGTGTGGCATCGATATCAAAGCGGCCTCAGTGTACTCAGGAGTGTTCACACAGGtcttcagagaggagagaggactgTACCAGGACAAGGTGTTTTCCTTCATCCATCTGAgtgttcaggagtttctggCTGCTCTTCATGTCCATCAGACCTTCATCAACTCTGGAGTCAATCTGATGGAAGAAACATCAGCCTCCACCAAACTTTTTAGAAACAGACAATTCCACAATATCGCTGTGAACAAGGCCTTGCAGAGTCCAAATGGACACCTGGACCTGTTCCTTCGATTCCTCCTGGGTCTGTCACTGCAGAAAAATCAAACTCTATTACAAGGTTTGGTGACAAATCCAGGAAGTATGTTCCAGAACAATCAGAAAACCATCAAGTTTATCAAGAAGAAAATCAATGAGAACCTGGCTCCACAAAGAATCATCAATCTGTTCCACTGTCTGAATGAACTGAATGATCACTCTCTGGTGGAAGAAATCCGAAAATACCTAAGAGCAGGACGTCTCTCCACAGGTATACTGTCACCTGCTCAGTGGTCTGCTCTGGCCTTCATCCTGCTGTCATCAGAAAATGAGCTGGATGTGTTTGATCTGAAGAAATACTCCGCCTCACAGGAGGTTCTTCTGAGGCTGCTGCCAGTGGTCAAAGCTTCCAACAAAGCACTGTGAGTGCAGAAACCATCAAAGTATAGCATTGTTCTCAGTAATGAAAGGGGCAGTTAAATGATTATGATGTGGTAAGGTATTTCAGATATCAGGGGAGGCACTCAAAAAGACCTGTAAATCCTAAACCGATACTGAGGGTGAACTCAGAATGTCTTGCAAAATTCTCTATCTGCAAGGTCTTCATATGCATCCTTGAGGTTTGGGACATGGACTAAAGAGCACGTTGAAAGCTTCCAGTGGTGaacccagccagcatgtccatgtggaCTCCATATGGGTTATCTGCAAGCTGCAATATCCCACATAGGCTTGTCCATGGTCCTCAGTTGGAAAAgagtggaatgccctctccaggttgggaatgagatcctgccccaagtggaggagttcaagtatctcgggctcttgttcacgagtgagggaagaatggagcaggAGATCGACAGGTGGATCGGTGCggcgtcagcagtg
Coding sequences within:
- the LOC121508337 gene encoding NLR family CARD domain-containing protein 3-like isoform X4, producing MDPHGRTKAGVHPSEPSPHQKHEAQSPEQQKPDSPGPGPSCIYMKSDRSMIEPLSFKEKHSPEQSVPQRPDSPGPSGVSMRSDRSIEPLSFKDGHHSTEESIHQQKPDSAEPSSVSMKSDRSMIEPLSFKDGRHSTEERVPDERSEVPGGQHIQPNQTDLDSIFMLLEENINTFVSKELKRFQKVLSPDNSEYLDWHGDNEEQRSSREAFLRITLIFLKKMKQEKLAERLQRGTFASKNKCKLKSNLKKKFQYVFEGIARPGNPTLLNQIYTELYITEGGTGEVNDEHEVRQIETMSRKLDREEKQIRHEDIFKASPDRDEPIRTVMTKGVAGIGKTVLTQKFTLDWAEGKANQDIQFTFPFTFRELNVLKEKKFSLVELVHHFFPETKEAGLCRFEEFQLVFIFDGLDECRLPLDFHKNEILTDVTKSASLDVLLTNLIRRNLLPSARLWITTRPAAANQIPPECVDMVTEVKGFTDPQKEDYFKKSFRKNEQASSMISHIKTTRSLHIMCHIPVFCWITATVLEDLLKTSEGGELPKTLTEMYIHFLVVQTKLKNMKYDGGAGKDFQWNKKNRKMIESLGKLAFEQLQKGNLIFYEVDLKECGIDIKAASVYSGVFTQVFREERGLYQDKVFSFIHLSVQEFLAALHVHQTFINSGVNLMEETSASTKLFRNRQFHNIAVNKALQSPNGHLDLFLRFLLGLSLQKNQTLLQGLVTNPGSMFQNNQKTIKFIKKKINENLAPQRIINLFHCLNELNDHSLVEEIRKYLRAGRLSTGILSPAQWSALAFILLSSENELDVFDLKKYSASQEVLLRLLPVVKASNKALLSGCNLSEKSCETLSTVISSQSSSLQELDLSNNDLKDSGVKLLSAGLGSPNCKLETLRLSGCLVTEKGCSFLASALNSNPSYLKELDLRYNHLGDSEWILMEGSG